In a single window of the Anaerotruncus rubiinfantis genome:
- the eutB gene encoding ethanolamine ammonia-lyase subunit EutB, which yields MKLKTTLNGKTYQFKDIKDVLAKANEPKSCDRYQKIAAETMSERVAAKIVLSEMTVQDLTENPTVPYEKDEVTRVNIDGLNRSAYEAKKNMTIGQLREWVLDHKTTCDDLVRSSRAFTGEVAAGVAKLMSTMDLVYGAAKIHHVTRCNTAIGQPGVLTFRNQPNSPTDDPQEVLIQMLEGLSYGSGDACIGINPVENNVESTRRIAEAVYDFLCKKEVPTQLVVLSHMRTQMEALRKGVPLSMVFQSIAGTEEGNQAFGVDKALCEEARELAREFAVSSGPNQLYFETGQGSEASIGADCGVDEMTLEARTYGFGRYFRPFMVNNVSGFIGPETLFDGKEMIRASLEDHFMGKLMGLPMGVAPCYTNHTSITQDDQEIATMLLNLAGANYYIGISGADDIMLSYQDTSYHDNATLREMTGRLPAPEFHKWLMKYGIVDEKGRLLPRAGDASIFLD from the coding sequence ATGAAACTGAAAACAACACTGAATGGGAAAACCTATCAGTTTAAAGATATCAAAGACGTTCTGGCAAAGGCGAACGAGCCCAAGTCCTGCGACCGCTATCAAAAAATCGCGGCAGAGACCATGTCGGAACGCGTTGCGGCTAAAATCGTGCTGTCGGAGATGACTGTGCAGGATCTCACGGAGAACCCCACAGTCCCCTATGAAAAAGACGAGGTGACCCGCGTCAATATAGACGGGCTGAACCGCAGCGCCTATGAGGCGAAAAAGAATATGACCATCGGACAGCTGCGGGAATGGGTCCTGGATCATAAGACAACCTGCGACGACTTGGTACGCAGCTCCCGCGCTTTTACCGGAGAGGTGGCAGCGGGCGTTGCAAAGCTGATGTCCACGATGGATCTGGTCTATGGAGCGGCAAAGATCCATCATGTGACGAGATGCAACACCGCCATTGGCCAGCCCGGGGTTTTGACTTTCCGCAACCAGCCGAACAGCCCAACGGACGATCCGCAGGAAGTCCTGATCCAGATGCTGGAGGGGTTGTCCTACGGCAGCGGCGACGCCTGCATCGGAATCAATCCGGTGGAAAACAATGTGGAAAGCACCCGCCGTATTGCGGAGGCTGTATATGATTTCCTATGCAAAAAGGAGGTTCCCACCCAATTGGTAGTGCTCTCCCATATGCGTACGCAGATGGAGGCGCTGCGGAAGGGGGTGCCTCTGTCGATGGTGTTCCAGTCTATCGCGGGTACCGAAGAGGGCAATCAGGCTTTTGGCGTGGATAAGGCGCTGTGTGAGGAGGCCAGGGAACTGGCGAGGGAATTCGCGGTCAGCAGCGGTCCCAACCAGTTGTATTTTGAGACGGGACAGGGCTCCGAGGCGTCTATCGGCGCGGACTGCGGCGTCGACGAGATGACGCTGGAAGCCCGTACATATGGATTCGGACGGTATTTCCGCCCCTTTATGGTGAATAATGTGTCAGGCTTTATCGGTCCGGAAACGCTGTTTGACGGCAAGGAAATGATCCGCGCCAGCCTGGAGGATCACTTCATGGGCAAGCTGATGGGCTTGCCCATGGGGGTGGCACCCTGCTATACGAACCACACATCCATCACGCAGGACGACCAGGAAATTGCCACAATGCTGCTGAATCTGGCGGGTGCCAATTATTATATTGGTATTTCCGGAGCGGATGACATTATGCTCTCCTATCAGGACACCAGCTATCATGACAATGCCACACTGCGGGAGATGACCGGAAGGCTTCCGGCCCCGGAATTCCATAAGTGGCTTATGAAATATGGGATCGTCGACGAAAAGGGCAGGCTGCTGCCGCGCGCAGGCGACGCCTCCATTTTCCTGGATTGA
- the eutC gene encoding ethanolamine ammonia-lyase subunit EutC encodes MNEKTLRELILDTIREVVTDGGAEEITKIQKPQTASPRAAEEMNPACVICDEEVADLSAVDFRKVISVPDPAHPEQFQELREKSAGRIGIWRAGPRYRTESYLRFRADHAAAMDAVFQDVPQALLDRMGLLQVKTLCENKDDYLTRPDKGRMFSQETLERIKKNCTPNPDVQIILADGLSSTAIADNAEDILPAIMQGLAHQNITVGTPFFVKYGRVPAMDPITELLGAKVTVILVGERPGLATRGSMSAYMTYGGYVGMPEAGRTVLSNIHKAGTNAPEAGAYIAELCLRMLKEKVSGLDLVI; translated from the coding sequence TTGAACGAGAAAACATTGCGCGAATTGATCCTGGATACGATCCGGGAAGTGGTGACGGATGGTGGTGCGGAAGAAATCACAAAGATCCAGAAGCCGCAGACTGCATCGCCCAGAGCAGCGGAAGAAATGAATCCAGCCTGCGTGATCTGTGACGAAGAGGTTGCAGATCTTTCGGCTGTTGATTTTCGAAAGGTGATCTCCGTTCCAGATCCTGCGCATCCGGAACAGTTTCAGGAGCTGCGGGAGAAGTCCGCCGGCCGCATCGGTATCTGGCGGGCGGGCCCCCGGTACCGGACGGAAAGCTATTTGCGCTTCCGGGCGGACCATGCGGCTGCCATGGACGCGGTGTTCCAGGATGTTCCGCAGGCTCTGCTGGATCGGATGGGACTGCTGCAGGTAAAGACGCTCTGTGAGAATAAGGATGATTATTTGACCCGCCCGGACAAGGGACGGATGTTCTCCCAAGAGACACTGGAACGCATAAAGAAAAATTGCACCCCCAATCCTGATGTGCAGATCATATTGGCGGACGGTCTGTCTTCTACAGCCATCGCAGACAATGCGGAGGATATTCTGCCCGCCATCATGCAGGGCTTGGCGCATCAGAATATAACCGTGGGCACCCCGTTTTTTGTGAAGTACGGCAGAGTCCCGGCCATGGATCCCATCACGGAACTGCTGGGGGCAAAAGTGACGGTCATATTGGTGGGCGAAAGGCCGGGACTGGCGACAAGGGGTTCGATGAGCGCATATATGACTTACGGCGGCTATGTAGGTATGCCGGAAGCTGGAAGAACCGTTCTGTCCAACATTCATAAGGCAGGCACCAATGCTCCGGAAGCAGGGGCGTATATTGCGGAGCTGTGCCTGCGCATGCTGAAAGAGAAGGTTTCCGGGCTGGATCTAGTCATCTGA
- a CDS encoding BMC domain-containing protein — MELKGKERIIQEFVPGKQITLAHIIANPDESLYQKMGLVDGKGALGIFTITPSEGAIIAADVAAKSAEVQVGFVDRFNGSLVITGDVAAIHSAAEGIMDILCAKMGFTPTSITKT; from the coding sequence ATGGAACTGAAAGGAAAAGAACGGATTATCCAGGAATTTGTCCCTGGCAAACAGATCACGCTGGCGCACATCATCGCAAATCCGGACGAGAGCCTGTATCAGAAGATGGGGCTGGTGGACGGCAAGGGGGCTCTGGGGATTTTCACCATCACACCCAGCGAAGGCGCGATCATTGCCGCAGACGTAGCTGCCAAGTCCGCGGAGGTGCAGGTGGGATTTGTTGACCGGTTCAACGGGTCCCTAGTGATCACTGGCGATGTGGCCGCGATCCATTCGGCCGCGGAGGGCATCATGGACATCCTGTGCGCAAAGATGGGATTTACGCCGACAAGCATTACAAAGACTTAA
- a CDS encoding EutP/PduV family microcompartment system protein: MKRLMLIGRTFSGKTTLCQFLNHEAIRYHKTQTIQIVDKRMIDTPGEYLEQRHFRGALSVTSTQADVIGLVQDAAEKGTMFPPSFSSMFALPVIGIITKTDLADTASIVQAESYLRMAGVSKIFVTSSYCGEGFEPLKAYLGYDE; this comes from the coding sequence ATGAAACGATTGATGCTGATTGGGCGCACCTTCTCTGGAAAAACTACCCTGTGTCAATTTCTAAACCATGAGGCCATACGTTACCACAAGACGCAGACGATCCAGATTGTAGATAAGAGAATGATTGATACGCCTGGCGAATACTTGGAACAAAGACATTTCCGGGGAGCGCTTTCCGTAACGTCCACCCAGGCGGATGTGATTGGCCTGGTTCAGGACGCAGCGGAAAAGGGGACGATGTTTCCACCATCGTTCAGCAGTATGTTTGCTCTGCCGGTGATCGGGATCATCACTAAGACGGATCTGGCGGATACCGCGTCCATTGTACAGGCGGAAAGCTATCTGCGCATGGCAGGCGTCTCAAAAATATTCGTAACCAGCAGTTACTGCGGGGAAGGGTTTGAACCCTTGAAGGCGTACTTGGGATACGATGAATAA
- the eutA gene encoding ethanolamine ammonia-lyase reactivating factor EutA — protein sequence MQEIIESVGIDIGTSTTQLIFSRLVMENLTSGYSVPKITIVDKEITYRSSIYTTPLRSETEIDAKRVSEIVRTEYQHAGKRPEDIQTGAVIITGETARKKNASAMLEALSAMAGEFVVATAGPDLESVLSARGAGTDTLSAKERCTVANLDIGGGTTNIALFHKGTLAGVSCLDIGGRLIKLQDGKITYIYQKIAALADEHGISVKTGDRADIGTLEKICGLMADQLAQALHLKRMEPDHQQYYTNKGKPLGTEPEVQAVTFSGGVADFVYEPGTEDVFRFNDIGILLGRAVAMHPAFRNIRTFRAKETIRATVIGAGNHTTEVSGSTISYNIARFPIKNIPIVRVEIENETTAEGVIESLQRQIPMYFAEGKPEQLALALSGNGWTSFREIQKLAESICAGGKAVLESEFPLIVILEQDIGKVLGNALRYRLGNEKEIICLDSIAAKSGDYIDIGVPVANGRVIPVIIKTLIMNS from the coding sequence ATGCAGGAAATCATTGAAAGTGTCGGAATCGACATCGGGACCTCCACTACGCAGCTGATTTTCAGCAGGCTGGTCATGGAAAATTTAACCAGTGGATATTCCGTCCCGAAAATTACAATTGTTGATAAAGAAATTACCTATCGAAGCAGCATCTATACGACCCCTCTGCGCTCCGAAACGGAGATCGACGCGAAACGGGTTTCTGAAATCGTGCGCACAGAATACCAACATGCCGGCAAGCGGCCGGAGGACATCCAAACGGGAGCGGTGATCATCACCGGCGAAACGGCCCGGAAGAAAAATGCCTCCGCCATGCTGGAAGCGCTGAGCGCTATGGCCGGAGAGTTTGTGGTGGCAACGGCGGGACCGGATCTGGAATCCGTTCTTTCGGCCCGCGGCGCCGGGACGGACACACTCTCTGCCAAGGAGCGGTGTACAGTAGCCAATCTGGACATCGGCGGAGGAACCACCAATATCGCGCTTTTTCATAAAGGAACCCTTGCGGGTGTTTCCTGCCTGGATATCGGGGGACGGCTTATCAAGCTGCAGGATGGCAAAATTACATACATCTATCAAAAAATTGCGGCTTTGGCGGACGAGCATGGGATATCTGTCAAAACCGGCGATCGCGCGGACATTGGGACGCTGGAAAAGATTTGCGGGCTCATGGCGGACCAGTTGGCCCAGGCGCTGCATTTGAAGCGGATGGAGCCGGATCATCAACAGTATTATACAAATAAAGGGAAACCGTTGGGGACTGAGCCAGAAGTGCAAGCCGTCACTTTCAGCGGCGGGGTAGCGGATTTTGTCTATGAGCCGGGGACAGAAGATGTGTTTCGGTTCAACGACATCGGTATCTTGCTGGGAAGGGCTGTCGCCATGCATCCGGCTTTCCGGAACATCCGGACTTTCCGAGCAAAAGAAACGATCCGGGCGACGGTGATCGGTGCGGGAAACCATACAACCGAGGTAAGCGGGAGCACGATCTCTTATAATATAGCCCGGTTTCCTATAAAAAACATCCCCATTGTACGGGTGGAAATCGAAAATGAAACCACAGCGGAAGGGGTAATAGAGTCACTGCAGCGGCAGATCCCCATGTATTTTGCGGAGGGGAAGCCGGAACAACTGGCTCTGGCACTGTCTGGGAATGGCTGGACCTCTTTCCGGGAGATACAAAAACTGGCGGAGAGTATCTGCGCGGGCGGAAAAGCGGTGTTGGAGAGCGAGTTTCCGTTGATCGTCATATTAGAACAAGATATTGGAAAAGTCCTTGGAAATGCATTGCGATACCGGCTTGGGAACGAAAAGGAAATCATCTGTCTGGACAGTATCGCGGCAAAGAGCGGCGATTATATCGACATTGGTGTTCCAGTGGCAAACGGCAGAGTGATTCCAGTGATCATTAAAACGCTGATCATGAATTCCTGA
- the eutL gene encoding ethanolamine utilization microcompartment protein EutL, translating into MKGDVIKTTILATRMIANLEPSMAKALGVSPEFHSAALLTTTCDDVTYVALDEATKRVPSEVAFAKSFYGGADNANTELAGEILGILAGPDPETVRSGLKSCIDAIENDVHFISANDEDSIIYLAHCISRTGKYLSKLADIPEGDSLAYLIAPPLEAMFGVDAALKAADVRLCVLYEPPTETNFGGALLTGSQSACKAACEAFASAVEAVAEAPREI; encoded by the coding sequence TTGAAAGGGGACGTCATCAAAACGACTATTCTGGCAACCAGAATGATCGCGAATCTGGAGCCTTCCATGGCCAAAGCGCTGGGCGTTTCCCCGGAGTTCCATTCCGCGGCGCTTTTGACGACTACATGTGATGATGTGACGTATGTGGCGTTGGATGAGGCGACAAAACGGGTGCCGTCGGAAGTGGCGTTTGCAAAGAGCTTTTATGGCGGCGCCGATAATGCCAATACCGAACTGGCGGGTGAAATTTTGGGTATTTTGGCAGGGCCGGATCCGGAGACGGTGCGGAGCGGATTGAAAAGCTGTATCGATGCGATTGAGAATGATGTGCACTTCATTTCCGCCAACGACGAGGACAGTATTATCTATCTGGCGCACTGTATCTCCAGAACCGGAAAATACCTTTCCAAGCTGGCGGATATCCCCGAAGGCGATTCGCTGGCCTATCTGATCGCGCCGCCGCTGGAAGCGATGTTTGGCGTGGACGCCGCTTTGAAAGCGGCGGATGTCAGGCTGTGCGTATTGTATGAGCCCCCGACTGAGACCAACTTTGGCGGCGCGCTGCTGACGGGAAGCCAGTCCGCCTGCAAGGCTGCGTGCGAGGCGTTTGCGAGCGCGGTTGAGGCGGTTGCCGAAGCGCCCAGGGAGATTTAA
- a CDS encoding BMC domain-containing protein, which yields MIETVGLLAGIVAADAMLKSAQVSFAVKQKTGGGLVTIIVSGDVAAAKAAVEAAETAIAPFHCLVSSHVIARPAEVLKPVVTAGAGSPEEKTAIGVAAQPPKPVKGPARPQDETARRWDRAYLESLKVVELRKLARKQKNAGMTGRRIRDGKKSELIEQLMKG from the coding sequence ATGATTGAGACAGTTGGGCTGCTGGCGGGTATCGTGGCGGCGGATGCGATGCTGAAAAGCGCGCAGGTTTCTTTTGCGGTCAAGCAGAAAACTGGAGGCGGTCTGGTGACAATTATCGTGTCCGGTGATGTGGCAGCGGCAAAGGCGGCTGTGGAAGCCGCCGAAACCGCCATCGCGCCATTCCATTGCCTGGTATCTTCCCATGTGATCGCCCGGCCCGCCGAGGTCCTGAAGCCGGTGGTGACGGCAGGTGCCGGGTCTCCGGAAGAAAAAACTGCCATAGGTGTGGCTGCCCAGCCGCCGAAACCAGTGAAGGGACCGGCTCGGCCCCAGGATGAAACCGCCCGCAGATGGGATAGGGCTTATCTGGAGAGCCTGAAGGTTGTCGAACTGAGAAAACTGGCCCGAAAGCAAAAAAACGCAGGCATGACGGGAAGGCGAATCCGGGATGGAAAAAAGAGTGAATTGATCGAACAGCTCATGAAGGGGTGA
- a CDS encoding acetaldehyde dehydrogenase (acetylating) codes for MKIYDKDLLSVQEVRDMVAKAKAAQAEYAAYDQERVDAVACAVAKACAAQSERLAKMAVEETGFGIWQDKVLKNQLGSAMTYESIKDMKTVGILRDDKEKGIMEVGVPMGVVAALIPSTNPTSTVMYKSLICLKSGNAIIISPHPNAKNCIAETYKVVAEAARGAGAPDGIVQCITLPTMDGTAALLKHRDIGMILATGGEAMVRAAYSSGNPALGVGPGNGPAYIEKSADIPLAVRRIFDSKTFDNGTICASEQSIVTEACIQDQVIDEAKRQGGYFLSPEESKKVGRFIMRANGTMNPKVVGKSAQAIAEMAGVQIPAGTRVLISPQSTVGKDNPYSREKLCPILAFYVTDGWESACELCMEILHNEGAGHTMTIHTQDDGIIREFALKKPVSRLLVNTPGALGGVGATTGLQPALTLGCGSVGGSATSDNVGPLNLINIRRVAYGLKELSDLRGGVSEPPQISQGSNISQQQLEEIVIKVIEQLKHTNK; via the coding sequence ATGAAAATATATGATAAGGACTTGCTGTCCGTTCAGGAAGTCCGTGACATGGTGGCGAAAGCGAAGGCTGCACAGGCAGAATATGCCGCATATGATCAGGAACGGGTGGATGCCGTCGCTTGCGCGGTGGCAAAGGCCTGCGCGGCACAGTCGGAACGTCTGGCCAAGATGGCCGTGGAGGAGACGGGTTTTGGCATCTGGCAGGACAAGGTGCTGAAAAACCAATTAGGCAGCGCCATGACTTATGAGAGCATCAAGGACATGAAGACCGTCGGAATCCTGCGGGATGACAAGGAAAAGGGGATCATGGAAGTGGGGGTGCCCATGGGTGTCGTGGCAGCCTTGATCCCCTCCACGAATCCGACTTCCACGGTAATGTATAAAAGCCTGATTTGCTTGAAGTCCGGCAATGCCATTATCATCAGCCCTCATCCAAATGCGAAGAACTGCATTGCCGAAACGTATAAGGTTGTGGCAGAGGCGGCAAGGGGGGCCGGAGCTCCGGATGGCATCGTACAGTGTATAACACTGCCGACGATGGATGGTACGGCCGCGCTGCTCAAGCACCGTGATATTGGCATGATCCTGGCCACCGGCGGTGAGGCTATGGTTCGCGCGGCCTACAGTTCTGGCAACCCTGCGTTGGGGGTGGGGCCGGGAAACGGACCCGCCTACATTGAAAAGTCTGCGGATATCCCGCTGGCAGTCCGCCGGATCTTTGACAGTAAGACGTTTGACAACGGCACAATTTGCGCTTCTGAACAGAGCATTGTGACGGAAGCGTGCATCCAGGATCAGGTCATTGATGAAGCGAAGAGGCAGGGAGGTTACTTCCTCTCGCCGGAGGAGAGTAAAAAGGTTGGCCGATTCATTATGCGGGCCAACGGGACCATGAACCCAAAAGTTGTGGGCAAGTCCGCGCAGGCCATTGCCGAGATGGCGGGCGTCCAGATTCCGGCCGGGACAAGGGTTCTGATTTCCCCCCAGTCGACGGTGGGAAAGGATAATCCATACTCCAGAGAAAAGCTCTGCCCGATTCTGGCATTCTATGTAACGGACGGGTGGGAAAGCGCCTGTGAGCTCTGTATGGAGATCCTCCACAATGAGGGCGCGGGGCATACCATGACGATCCATACACAGGACGACGGTATCATTCGGGAATTTGCATTGAAAAAGCCAGTTTCCCGCCTTCTGGTAAACACGCCCGGCGCACTGGGCGGCGTCGGCGCCACCACGGGCCTGCAGCCCGCGCTGACCCTTGGCTGCGGATCTGTGGGGGGAAGCGCCACTTCCGATAATGTGGGGCCCTTGAATCTCATCAACATCCGCCGGGTGGCCTATGGATTGAAAGAGCTCAGTGATCTGCGGGGCGGCGTAAGTGAACCGCCGCAGATATCTCAAGGAAGCAACATCAGCCAGCAGCAGCTGGAGGAGATTGTGATAAAAGTCATTGAACAGCTGAAACATACCAATAAATAA
- a CDS encoding BMC domain-containing protein: MANMQALGMIETKGLVGSIEAADAMVKAANVTLIGKEHVGGGLVTVMVRGDVGAVKAAVDAGSAAAERVGELVSVHVIPRPHSEVESILPQVKE; the protein is encoded by the coding sequence ATGGCAAACATGCAGGCACTGGGAATGATCGAAACAAAGGGGCTGGTCGGTTCTATCGAGGCCGCCGATGCAATGGTCAAGGCGGCAAACGTCACGCTGATTGGCAAGGAGCACGTGGGAGGCGGTCTGGTGACCGTAATGGTGCGCGGTGATGTGGGCGCTGTCAAGGCCGCGGTGGACGCCGGCTCGGCCGCTGCCGAGCGCGTTGGCGAGTTGGTTTCCGTCCACGTGATCCCCAGGCCCCACAGTGAAGTGGAAAGCATCCTGCCCCAGGTCAAGGAATAA
- a CDS encoding ATP-binding protein, giving the protein MITEALLREELRHEQPKTYCVEKGKILSPAAREYLQQRKITVAEAAFTVERKSKELKLPEKADTPSARSAQRYIDYRTGAAYEKKPEHMTQLHDNYLVEKSHPRIAFRGWIDNLQAEIILAQTVVCKDHPKTLVKDLDELLNVVRQIVRCEVMEEPMTSYTLLGLDADGLREHSHHPQKYYRIKQMLLPDYSMGEAYARLNLIRTKVRQAETVGTKAFWTGRTYEHTDILEALNRLSSAVHIMMCKYLAGDYNDGK; this is encoded by the coding sequence GTGATCACAGAAGCGCTCCTCCGGGAAGAGCTGCGCCATGAACAACCCAAGACCTATTGCGTTGAAAAAGGAAAAATACTTTCTCCGGCCGCGCGGGAATACTTGCAGCAAAGGAAAATTACCGTAGCTGAAGCAGCTTTTACGGTTGAGCGGAAGTCAAAAGAATTGAAGCTTCCGGAAAAGGCAGATACCCCATCGGCGCGCAGCGCGCAGCGTTACATCGATTACCGCACGGGCGCCGCCTATGAGAAGAAACCGGAGCATATGACGCAGCTCCATGACAATTATCTGGTGGAAAAGTCCCATCCCAGGATTGCCTTCCGGGGGTGGATCGACAATCTGCAGGCGGAGATTATCCTGGCGCAGACGGTGGTCTGCAAGGATCATCCGAAGACGCTGGTGAAAGACCTGGATGAGCTTTTGAACGTTGTGCGGCAGATCGTTCGGTGCGAGGTGATGGAAGAGCCGATGACGTCTTATACGCTGCTTGGCTTGGACGCCGACGGCTTGCGCGAACATTCCCATCACCCACAGAAGTATTATCGCATCAAGCAGATGCTGCTGCCAGATTATTCCATGGGCGAAGCGTATGCGCGGTTGAATCTGATCCGAACAAAGGTGCGTCAGGCGGAGACGGTAGGCACAAAGGCCTTCTGGACCGGCAGGACATATGAACACACAGACATTTTGGAGGCCTTGAACCGGCTTTCCAGCGCAGTGCACATCATGATGTGCAAGTATTTGGCGGGAGATTACAATGACGGAAAATGA
- the pduL gene encoding phosphate propanoyltransferase, with the protein MTENDIKRIADLVIEELPKHGIVQIEVSARHVHLSQEDLETLFGKGAKLTEKRPLSQPGQYLAEERITLAGKKSKKENVAVLGPVRPHTQVELSKGDCLALGVDAPVRESGDVQGSGSIELVGPRGTVRIDQGAIIAHNHIHLTPETAKALQLKDKAHVQVKVNSGRPLVFQDVIIRVSGQFANRMHIDSDEANAADISGTAIGTILL; encoded by the coding sequence ATGACGGAAAATGATATCAAGCGGATCGCCGATCTGGTGATTGAGGAGCTTCCCAAGCATGGCATTGTGCAGATCGAGGTTTCTGCGAGGCATGTGCACCTGAGCCAGGAAGATTTGGAAACCCTATTTGGAAAGGGAGCAAAACTGACGGAAAAACGCCCCCTTTCCCAACCGGGGCAGTATCTGGCGGAAGAGCGGATCACCTTGGCAGGAAAAAAGTCAAAAAAAGAGAACGTTGCGGTTTTAGGTCCTGTCCGTCCCCACACACAGGTGGAATTGTCCAAGGGCGACTGCCTGGCGTTGGGCGTGGACGCTCCCGTTCGGGAGTCCGGTGACGTGCAGGGTTCCGGCAGTATTGAATTGGTTGGCCCCCGCGGCACTGTACGGATAGATCAGGGCGCAATCATTGCCCATAACCATATCCATTTGACGCCGGAAACCGCAAAAGCCCTGCAGCTCAAAGACAAGGCTCACGTTCAGGTAAAAGTAAACTCCGGCCGGCCGCTGGTGTTTCAGGATGTGATCATTCGCGTCAGCGGGCAGTTCGCAAACCGGATGCACATTGACTCTGACGAAGCCAATGCAGCCGACATTTCCGGGACGGCTATTGGAACGATACTTCTATAG
- a CDS encoding EutN/CcmL family microcompartment protein, protein MKIARVIGSIWATRKDDKLTGYKLLILEPVDIRRQEKQQEPFVAADTIGAGVGETVLWVGGSSARSAAADMSVPVDATVVAIVDDMEVSDKQEQVTKRWI, encoded by the coding sequence GTGAAAATCGCAAGAGTGATCGGAAGTATTTGGGCCACCAGGAAAGATGATAAACTGACAGGCTATAAGCTGCTGATCTTGGAACCGGTGGATATCCGGCGGCAGGAAAAGCAGCAGGAGCCCTTTGTGGCGGCGGATACAATCGGAGCGGGTGTGGGGGAAACGGTGCTTTGGGTTGGCGGCAGCTCCGCCCGGAGCGCGGCCGCAGACATGAGCGTACCGGTGGACGCCACGGTCGTTGCCATTGTGGACGATATGGAAGTCAGTGACAAGCAGGAGCAGGTGACAAAGAGATGGATTTGA
- a CDS encoding 4Fe-4S dicluster domain-containing protein has product MDLIEQTKAAGVVGAGGAGFPTHIKLAACAEWFIVNAAECEPLIETDKFLCRTYPHEIVETAETVGKALGASHVVIALKEKYKEEISALQNAINNRQSAVRLHSMRPYFPAGDEFVLVEEVTKRVVPEGGLPLQVGAVVDNVGTIMSIFHALKGQPVTDKYLSVVGAVEKPVILHVPVGTSVLECIQAAKPSVSSYSVILGGPMMGKALRSEETVEKAVVTKTTGNIIVLPADHELMKKADLPIERIRTRAKSTCMQCRACTDLCPRNLLGHRIRPHFLMRNFAKEGLMETDEAYLKAFGEAVNCSSCGACEMFSCPMGLSPRQVNAYLKQQLREKQLRPERGSAPAAKTEKDSRRIPTNRLVARLGLSKYDLHINPECRAIAPQSVYIPFLQHIGKSAVPVKQRGDVVTKGELLAMATDGGPSANIHCSISGVIHEINENGALIRGREE; this is encoded by the coding sequence ATGGATTTGATAGAGCAGACCAAAGCGGCGGGCGTTGTTGGCGCGGGCGGGGCTGGGTTTCCCACACATATCAAGCTGGCCGCCTGCGCAGAGTGGTTTATCGTCAACGCGGCGGAATGTGAGCCGTTGATCGAGACGGATAAATTCCTCTGCCGTACATATCCGCATGAGATCGTCGAAACGGCTGAAACGGTGGGAAAAGCGCTGGGAGCCAGTCATGTGGTTATCGCACTGAAAGAGAAATACAAAGAGGAGATTTCCGCGCTGCAAAACGCGATCAACAACCGGCAATCGGCTGTGCGTCTCCACAGTATGCGGCCCTATTTTCCTGCGGGTGATGAATTCGTTCTGGTGGAGGAAGTCACCAAACGCGTTGTCCCGGAGGGAGGGCTGCCGCTGCAGGTCGGGGCCGTGGTCGATAACGTAGGAACGATCATGAGCATTTTTCATGCATTGAAGGGGCAGCCGGTCACGGACAAATATCTCTCAGTCGTGGGCGCGGTGGAAAAACCAGTTATATTGCATGTCCCTGTCGGTACGTCAGTGCTGGAGTGTATCCAGGCAGCCAAACCGTCTGTTTCATCGTATAGCGTCATTTTAGGCGGCCCGATGATGGGTAAAGCGCTGCGATCTGAAGAGACCGTCGAAAAAGCGGTGGTGACCAAGACCACCGGCAATATCATCGTGCTGCCGGCGGATCATGAACTGATGAAAAAAGCCGACCTGCCTATCGAACGAATCCGAACAAGGGCGAAAAGCACCTGTATGCAGTGCCGTGCCTGTACGGACCTATGCCCCCGCAATCTGCTGGGACATCGAATCCGTCCACATTTCCTGATGCGGAATTTTGCGAAGGAAGGCCTGATGGAAACGGACGAGGCCTATTTGAAGGCCTTTGGAGAAGCAGTGAACTGTTCGTCCTGCGGTGCCTGTGAAATGTTTTCCTGCCCCATGGGTCTTTCTCCGAGACAGGTAAACGCCTATCTGAAGCAACAGCTCCGGGAAAAACAGCTAAGGCCGGAACGCGGCAGTGCTCCGGCAGCAAAGACGGAAAAAGACTCCAGACGGATTCCCACAAACCGTCTGGTTGCCAGACTGGGGCTGTCAAAATATGACCTTCATATAAACCCAGAATGCCGTGCTATCGCTCCACAGAGTGTGTACATCCCCTTTTTGCAGCATATCGGAAAATCCGCGGTGCCTGTAAAACAGCGGGGAGACGTGGTGACAAAGGGTGAACTGCTGGCGATGGCGACGGATGGCGGGCCCTCAGCCAATATCCATTGCAGCATTTCTGGCGTGATCCATGAAATCAATGAAAATGGGGCCTTGATCCGGGGCAGGGAGGAGTGA